The following proteins come from a genomic window of Elusimicrobiota bacterium:
- a CDS encoding tetratricopeptide repeat protein, whose protein sequence is MKRFFVLASLFAGAASVRSAPSLADWADPAAALARSTVPLSLAESFLDAQAFLPVAAHREALVAAGKTEGANRLRVLEEIYAGNNVGALQALELVEKKDAWLQTRRALVEGLVERGRAFTEIPDDRFVFRTPEADAFLVSYARPALDGAHGRVEDFFGSTPSAPVIIEILPSVEAYAWASGIPKEKILRTGAVATVRFNRVMALSPSVPALGYRWIDALVHEYAHWHIRRVSGGLCPAWLSEGVARYLEIAWRRPEGFRHTPHAKALLTRAALDDGLIPFSRMEGSFLGLENAERTDLAFAQTSDAVAFLVKEFGVEKVATLLASFHQQPRAEVFSHTLGLGEAELEKAWRDSLADLTEKPTDNARGALGPVWVIGDFDEATLVGSAALEALRAGDRLLKQSGAAAAAQYKKVVEASPDNGVALTRLARAHLRSERPEAAEELLKRAIEKNPDYAEPLVVLGEIYYEDGRYEEGQDVLQQALEIRPFYAAVHGTLGRIALDVGNFAAARSSLRLAVRFDPTNEEWRRALSGMPKNR, encoded by the coding sequence GTGAAACGGTTTTTTGTTTTGGCCTCCTTGTTTGCGGGCGCGGCGTCCGTCCGGTCGGCTCCCTCGTTGGCCGACTGGGCCGATCCCGCCGCCGCCCTGGCCCGGTCGACGGTTCCCCTCTCCCTGGCCGAATCGTTTTTGGACGCCCAGGCGTTTTTGCCCGTGGCCGCCCACCGGGAGGCCCTCGTCGCCGCGGGCAAAACCGAAGGGGCGAACCGATTGCGCGTGTTGGAGGAAATTTACGCCGGCAACAACGTCGGCGCCCTTCAGGCCCTCGAACTCGTTGAAAAAAAAGACGCCTGGCTGCAGACGCGGCGCGCCCTGGTGGAGGGGCTCGTGGAGCGGGGACGCGCCTTCACGGAAATCCCCGACGATCGTTTCGTTTTTCGCACGCCCGAAGCCGACGCGTTCCTCGTTTCCTATGCCCGCCCGGCTTTGGACGGCGCCCACGGACGGGTGGAGGATTTTTTCGGGTCCACCCCGAGCGCTCCGGTGATCATCGAGATCTTGCCTTCGGTCGAGGCCTACGCCTGGGCCTCGGGAATCCCCAAAGAAAAAATATTGCGCACCGGCGCGGTCGCCACCGTCCGCTTCAACCGCGTGATGGCGCTTTCACCGTCCGTGCCGGCCCTGGGTTACCGATGGATCGATGCCCTGGTCCACGAGTACGCCCATTGGCACATCCGGCGGGTGTCGGGCGGGTTGTGTCCCGCCTGGTTGAGCGAAGGGGTGGCGCGTTACCTGGAAATCGCTTGGCGACGTCCGGAGGGATTTCGGCACACGCCCCACGCGAAGGCCTTGCTCACCCGGGCCGCGTTGGATGACGGTTTGATCCCGTTCTCCCGCATGGAAGGGTCGTTCCTGGGTTTGGAAAACGCCGAACGAACGGATCTTGCTTTTGCCCAGACATCGGACGCCGTCGCTTTCCTGGTCAAAGAATTCGGCGTGGAGAAAGTCGCGACCCTGCTGGCGTCTTTTCATCAACAACCCCGGGCCGAGGTTTTTTCCCACACGCTGGGCCTGGGGGAGGCCGAACTGGAGAAAGCCTGGCGGGATTCGCTGGCCGATCTGACTGAAAAACCGACGGACAACGCCCGGGGGGCCTTGGGCCCCGTGTGGGTCATCGGGGATTTCGATGAGGCGACCCTGGTCGGATCCGCTGCCCTCGAGGCCCTGCGCGCGGGGGACCGCTTGTTGAAGCAAAGCGGGGCCGCCGCCGCCGCGCAATACAAGAAAGTTGTCGAAGCGTCCCCCGATAACGGCGTCGCCCTGACCCGGCTGGCCCGCGCCCATTTGCGCTCGGAGCGCCCCGAGGCGGCCGAGGAATTGCTCAAGCGCGCCATCGAAAAAAATCCGGACTACGCCGAACCTCTCGTCGTTTTGGGGGAAATTTATTACGAGGACGGCCGCTACGAAGAGGGCCAGGACGTTCTTCAGCAGGCCCTGGAAATTCGGCCCTTTTACGCGGCCGTCCACGGGACGCTGGGCCGCATCGCGCTCGACGTCGGGAACTTCGCGGCCGCTCGTTCGTCGTTGCGGTTGGCCGTTCGGTTCGATCCGACGAACGAAGAGTGGCGGCGGGCCTTGAGCGGCATGCCCAAGAACCGGTGA
- a CDS encoding CCA tRNA nucleotidyltransferase encodes MAAGLERHAQEPVMDAAALWPRVPALWRDRLRRLGDQAGDRPSAVVGGWVRDLILGRASKDWDVVVEGDTGPVVRALATVEGARLKSHAAFGTHTLTYPDGTTLDVATARTEIYASPGALPRVRPATLSEDARRRDFTVNTLYLRLPVDSGDLWDPLGGLVDLERGWIRALHPRSFIDDPTRVFRAARYAGRFGWTVEPATRALIEQAGNDDRVGAISPVRRRNELFHLLREKDPAPALRLLWDWGFWKYWDPSWAWPVDFPVCGPETIDPLPERLAALLSRRPGAAEAWLKRHDTPGALQRITLSLLKGTP; translated from the coding sequence GTGGCGGCGGGCCTTGAGCGGCATGCCCAAGAACCGGTGATGGACGCCGCGGCCCTCTGGCCCCGCGTTCCCGCCCTCTGGCGCGACCGTCTGCGTCGGTTGGGAGACCAGGCCGGCGATCGCCCCTCCGCCGTCGTCGGCGGATGGGTCCGCGATCTGATCCTGGGCCGCGCCTCGAAGGATTGGGACGTGGTGGTCGAAGGCGACACGGGGCCGGTGGTCCGGGCGTTGGCCACGGTGGAGGGCGCGCGCCTCAAAAGCCACGCGGCGTTCGGGACCCACACCCTCACCTACCCCGATGGAACGACTTTGGACGTGGCCACGGCGCGGACCGAGATTTACGCGTCCCCGGGGGCCCTGCCCCGCGTTCGTCCGGCGACTCTCTCGGAGGACGCGCGCCGCCGGGACTTCACCGTGAACACGCTTTATTTGCGGCTGCCGGTCGATTCGGGCGACCTGTGGGACCCCCTGGGGGGTTTGGTGGATTTGGAACGCGGTTGGATCCGCGCCCTTCATCCGCGCAGTTTTATCGATGACCCCACGCGCGTCTTTCGGGCGGCGCGTTACGCCGGCCGGTTCGGTTGGACCGTCGAACCGGCGACCCGGGCGTTGATCGAACAAGCGGGGAACGACGACCGGGTCGGCGCGATCAGTCCGGTCCGACGCCGCAACGAATTGTTTCATTTGCTTCGCGAGAAGGACCCCGCGCCCGCTTTGCGCTTGCTATGGGACTGGGGATTTTGGAAATATTGGGACCCGTCCTGGGCGTGGCCGGTGGATTTCCCCGTTTGCGGCCCGGAGACGATCGATCCGCTGCCGGAGCGGTTGGCCGCCTTGTTGTCCCGGCGACCGGGGGCGGCGGAGGCCTGGCTGAAACGTCACGACACGCCGGGCGCGCTTCAGAGAATAACCCTCTCGTTATTGAAAGGAACACCATGA
- the glgA gene encoding glycogen synthase GlgA, producing MKILFAASEAVPFIKTGGLGDVVGALAEALKRQRHDVRVVLPKYRDIRQTPHPLTPLPFTLRVPLGGTEIPVRVWETRFGPRVPAYLIDSPLHFERDGVYCDAEGRDFADNDVRYIVFSRAVLELCKAVGFRPDVLHTHDWQSGLVPALLADAYRQDAFFIPTASVFSIHNLAYQGVFPKETLGLAGLSWDSFTKEKLEFYDRINFLKAGVAFSQIITTVSPTYAREVQSEEFGRGVDGFLRLRTDRFFGVLNGLDTRVWNPARDPHLAKRYSAKSLGGRAACKEDLQKFAGLSVDPRAPIFGMVSRLDPQKGFDIVLDILSEFIENGCQAVFLGAGTPSYQAGLKTFARKHPRRVASFHDFNEPLAHKIYGGIDVFLMPSRFEPCGLGQLIALRYGAVPVVTPTGGLKDTVENVSADGQAGVGFVADRVETVFFRDALRRAVAFHGADPRRWREIQKRGMALTLDWTASVARYLELYEKARALKKAEAA from the coding sequence ATGAAAATCCTCTTCGCGGCCAGCGAAGCGGTTCCCTTCATAAAAACCGGCGGGTTGGGCGACGTGGTCGGCGCCCTCGCGGAGGCGTTGAAACGCCAACGCCACGACGTGCGCGTGGTCCTGCCGAAATACCGGGACATCCGGCAAACGCCCCACCCGTTGACGCCCCTGCCGTTCACCCTGCGCGTTCCCCTCGGGGGGACGGAAATCCCCGTGCGGGTCTGGGAAACCCGGTTCGGGCCCCGCGTGCCGGCCTACCTGATCGACAGCCCGCTCCATTTCGAACGCGACGGCGTTTACTGCGACGCCGAAGGCCGGGATTTCGCCGACAACGATGTGCGCTACATCGTTTTTTCGCGGGCGGTGCTTGAATTGTGCAAAGCCGTCGGGTTTCGCCCGGACGTGTTGCACACCCACGATTGGCAGAGCGGATTGGTGCCCGCGCTTTTGGCCGACGCTTACCGCCAAGACGCCTTTTTCATTCCCACGGCCTCGGTGTTCAGTATCCATAATTTGGCCTACCAGGGGGTGTTCCCCAAGGAAACCCTGGGGTTGGCCGGTTTGAGTTGGGATTCTTTCACCAAAGAGAAACTGGAATTTTACGATCGCATCAATTTCCTCAAAGCGGGGGTCGCCTTTTCCCAAATTATCACCACCGTCAGCCCCACGTACGCGCGGGAAGTTCAATCCGAAGAGTTCGGCCGCGGCGTGGACGGTTTTTTACGCCTTCGGACGGACCGCTTTTTCGGGGTCCTGAACGGATTGGACACCCGCGTTTGGAACCCCGCCCGGGACCCGCACTTGGCCAAGCGGTATTCGGCCAAAAGCCTGGGGGGGCGCGCGGCCTGCAAAGAGGACCTTCAAAAGTTCGCCGGTCTCAGCGTCGATCCGCGGGCTCCGATTTTTGGAATGGTGTCCCGCCTGGACCCCCAAAAAGGGTTCGATATTGTTTTGGACATTCTTAGCGAATTTATTGAAAACGGGTGCCAGGCGGTCTTCCTGGGCGCGGGGACGCCGTCTTATCAAGCCGGTCTCAAAACATTCGCCCGCAAGCACCCCCGGCGGGTGGCGTCGTTCCATGATTTCAACGAGCCCCTGGCGCACAAAATTTACGGCGGCATCGATGTTTTCCTCATGCCCTCCCGCTTCGAACCCTGTGGCTTGGGCCAGTTGATCGCCCTGCGTTACGGCGCCGTGCCGGTCGTCACGCCGACGGGCGGTTTGAAGGACACCGTTGAAAACGTGTCGGCCGATGGCCAGGCCGGCGTGGGGTTTGTCGCGGACCGGGTGGAGACGGTGTTTTTCCGGGACGCGTTGCGCCGGGCGGTGGCTTTCCACGGGGCGGACCCCCGCCGCTGGCGCGAGATTCAAAAGCGGGGCATGGCCTTGACCCTGGATTGGACGGCTTCGGTGGCCCGTTACCTGGAACTGTATGAAAAGGCGCGGGCGCTCAAAAAAGCGGAGGCGGCGTGA
- a CDS encoding polysaccharide pyruvyl transferase family protein → MAKPPLILLAGYFGYGNAGDELILRLLREALLPVAGAGLRYLAGPRPAFPGGVSRHHPGAVLSALRDARGLVLGGGELFQIRTSRRSLAAYLALPAAMGILGKPFWVFGVGVDPDLPPLALRATAAALRRARGVWVRDEASRTALAGLGVASVVMADTVWALPVSAPAAPGGRSRRVLWIPRFPDGATTVERLAAVINGLTDFEHALLPLHPPQDEEPLRALRGRLRGEVETWAWAAPEEIPRRLMEADVVVSMRYHGLVLAALAERPVVALAAHGKVALLGEEMGAPVLRPGDWTAESLATALRRASAHPPVDPASRAVSARAALSDLARGLSSSLIS, encoded by the coding sequence TTGGCAAAACCTCCCCTGATCCTGCTCGCCGGTTATTTTGGTTACGGCAACGCCGGCGATGAATTGATCCTTCGCCTGCTGCGCGAGGCGCTGCTCCCCGTCGCGGGGGCCGGCTTGCGGTATCTGGCCGGACCGCGCCCCGCCTTTCCCGGCGGAGTTTCCCGACACCATCCCGGCGCGGTTCTGTCCGCCCTGCGCGACGCCCGCGGGCTGGTTCTGGGCGGGGGGGAACTCTTTCAGATCCGCACCAGTCGGCGGAGCCTCGCGGCGTATCTGGCCCTGCCCGCGGCGATGGGGATTCTCGGCAAACCCTTCTGGGTGTTCGGCGTGGGGGTGGATCCCGATTTGCCGCCGCTCGCCTTGCGCGCCACCGCGGCGGCGCTGCGCCGGGCCCGCGGGGTTTGGGTGCGGGATGAAGCTTCCCGGACGGCCCTCGCCGGGCTCGGGGTCGCCAGCGTCGTGATGGCCGACACGGTTTGGGCTTTGCCCGTTTCCGCCCCGGCCGCGCCGGGGGGGAGATCCCGTCGGGTTTTGTGGATTCCGCGTTTTCCCGACGGCGCCACCACCGTGGAGCGATTGGCGGCGGTAATCAACGGTCTCACCGATTTCGAGCACGCGCTCCTGCCTTTGCACCCCCCCCAGGACGAGGAGCCCTTGCGGGCGTTGCGCGGGCGTTTGCGAGGGGAGGTCGAAACATGGGCCTGGGCCGCCCCCGAGGAAATCCCCCGACGGTTGATGGAGGCGGACGTCGTGGTTTCGATGCGTTACCACGGTTTGGTGTTGGCCGCCTTGGCGGAGAGACCGGTGGTCGCGCTGGCGGCCCACGGCAAGGTGGCCCTTTTGGGGGAGGAGATGGGGGCCCCCGTTCTCAGGCCGGGCGATTGGACCGCGGAGTCGCTGGCGACCGCCCTTCGACGGGCGTCGGCCCATCCCCCGGTGGACCCCGCGTCGCGCGCCGTGTCGGCCCGGGCGGCCTTGTCGGATCTGGCGCGGGGTTTATCGTCGTCGTTAATCTCTTAA
- the scpB gene encoding SMC-Scp complex subunit ScpB, whose translation MERDERRKVLELLLWMTDRPLKPAELLRVLGDDAPLEMELRDDLAQLGRELDERQSPMQVVEIAQGYQLASRPAFSQWVRRLYKEKTALRLSPSALETLSIIAYKQPLTRGEIEDIRGVDVTGVVETLLERKLIKIVGRKEALGRPLLYGTTTDFMRQFGLRSLDELPRLDELIPSEEAAPAAPPVDAAPAAVNAAGDNPEAPHA comes from the coding sequence ATGGAACGTGACGAACGCCGCAAGGTGTTGGAATTGTTGCTTTGGATGACCGATCGGCCGCTCAAGCCGGCCGAGTTGCTCCGCGTGTTGGGCGACGACGCCCCCCTGGAAATGGAACTGCGGGACGATCTGGCCCAGCTCGGCCGGGAGCTCGATGAGCGCCAATCCCCGATGCAAGTGGTGGAAATCGCCCAGGGGTACCAATTGGCGTCGCGGCCCGCCTTCAGCCAATGGGTCCGGCGGCTTTACAAGGAAAAAACCGCGTTGCGGCTGTCGCCCTCCGCGCTCGAGACCCTGTCGATCATCGCCTACAAGCAACCCCTCACCCGGGGGGAAATCGAGGACATTCGCGGCGTCGACGTGACGGGCGTCGTCGAGACCCTGCTGGAGCGAAAACTCATTAAAATCGTGGGACGCAAGGAGGCCCTGGGGCGCCCGCTCCTTTACGGCACCACGACGGATTTTATGCGGCAGTTCGGGCTGAGGTCGTTGGACGAGCTGCCCCGCTTGGACGAATTGATCCCCTCGGAAGAGGCCGCCCCCGCGGCTCCCCCGGTGGACGCCGCGCCCGCGGCCGTGAACGCCGCGGGCGACAACCCGGAGGCCCCCCATGCCTGA
- a CDS encoding hemerythrin family protein, whose protein sequence is MNDVNDLAYPAPAATGDPRIDREHQELMACFHEFERVRRDGDGHDGAVKALHFLLHHVLTHFQSEEERMESAGYPDLPAHRAEHASLVTDVRGMVSLFHENFVSAEVVGRFLSERVLRHLKARDRRFAEWMQTR, encoded by the coding sequence ATGAACGATGTGAACGATCTGGCCTACCCCGCGCCCGCGGCGACGGGCGATCCCCGGATTGACCGGGAGCATCAGGAATTGATGGCGTGTTTTCACGAATTTGAACGCGTTCGGCGTGACGGGGATGGCCACGACGGCGCCGTGAAGGCCCTGCATTTTTTGCTCCACCACGTTTTGACTCATTTTCAGTCCGAGGAGGAGCGGATGGAATCGGCGGGTTATCCGGACTTGCCCGCGCATCGGGCGGAACACGCAAGCTTGGTAACCGATGTGCGCGGCATGGTCTCGCTGTTCCATGAAAACTTCGTTTCGGCCGAGGTCGTCGGTCGTTTCCTTTCGGAACGCGTTCTCCGGCACCTTAAAGCCCGCGATCGGAGGTTCGCCGAGTGGATGCAAACGCGTTAA
- the trpS gene encoding tryptophan--tRNA ligase: MSHLIPVLSGMRPTGKLHLGNYWGALVPWIQIQNGGLHRCFFMVADLHALTTGYEDTSGIAASTEDMVLDWLAAGLDPEKSVIFVQSRVTEHSELALLLSMITPLGWLERIPTYKEQLREITGREITTHGFLGYPVLQAADILLYKAQAVPVGEDQLSHLELTQEIARRFNRLYGAVFPEPKAILGKAPKVPGLDGRKMSKSYGNAVELSDAPDVLWKKIQQMYTDPRKTKADSPGHPEGCVVFALHKIYNPDATAREQECRDGRIGCVACKKHLLTLLEPLQAIQERRAALARKPGLVRDVLEEGSRRARAVAQATLAEAQAAMGLRPRS; the protein is encoded by the coding sequence ATGAGCCACCTCATTCCCGTACTTTCCGGCATGCGCCCCACGGGCAAATTGCACCTCGGCAACTATTGGGGCGCGTTGGTCCCGTGGATACAAATTCAAAACGGGGGACTACACCGGTGTTTTTTTATGGTCGCCGACCTGCACGCCCTCACGACCGGTTACGAAGACACAAGCGGCATCGCCGCCAGCACCGAGGACATGGTGCTGGACTGGTTGGCCGCCGGCCTGGACCCCGAGAAGTCCGTGATTTTCGTTCAATCCCGGGTGACGGAGCACTCGGAATTGGCCCTCTTGCTTTCCATGATCACGCCGCTGGGCTGGTTGGAGCGTATCCCCACCTATAAAGAGCAGTTGCGGGAAATCACCGGGCGGGAAATCACCACCCACGGATTTTTGGGGTACCCGGTGCTCCAGGCCGCCGACATCCTGCTTTACAAGGCCCAGGCCGTCCCCGTGGGCGAGGACCAGCTGTCCCATCTGGAACTCACCCAGGAAATCGCCCGACGGTTCAACCGCCTCTACGGCGCGGTGTTCCCCGAGCCCAAGGCCATCCTCGGCAAAGCCCCCAAGGTGCCCGGGTTGGACGGACGCAAAATGTCCAAGTCCTACGGCAACGCGGTCGAATTGAGCGACGCCCCCGATGTTTTGTGGAAAAAAATCCAACAGATGTACACCGATCCCCGGAAAACCAAGGCGGACAGCCCCGGCCATCCCGAGGGGTGCGTTGTGTTCGCCCTTCACAAGATCTATAATCCCGACGCGACGGCCCGGGAGCAAGAATGCCGGGACGGCCGCATCGGTTGCGTGGCCTGTAAAAAACATTTGCTCACCTTGCTGGAACCGCTTCAGGCCATTCAAGAACGCCGGGCCGCGCTGGCCCGGAAGCCCGGGTTGGTGCGGGACGTGCTGGAGGAAGGTTCCCGGCGCGCCCGCGCGGTGGCCCAGGCCACCCTCGCCGAAGCCCAGGCCGCCATGGGCCTGCGCCCGCGGTCGTAA
- a CDS encoding segregation/condensation protein A, with translation MTMFTAHEVKLEVFEGPLDLLLYLIKKNDLNIRDIPISRITADYLAIVEVLKDLNLNAAGEFLVTAATLMQIKARALLPAPSSEAEEEMDPRANLVERLLEYQRYKEAAKHLEQKLQSHKDVHYRGAPLLADGDYTMEASLFDLLDAFREVLENLKPRVREIDSEDVPLEVKIKDILGYLADRPYATFKEILTRERTRRALISTFLAVLELIRLRQIVARQMESFGDIRVYRAEALPRELTVEYATAEAEPTPAAPLPDEPPPPTEG, from the coding sequence ATGACCATGTTCACCGCCCACGAAGTCAAGTTGGAGGTCTTTGAGGGTCCCCTCGACCTGCTTTTGTACCTCATCAAGAAGAACGACCTCAACATCCGCGACATCCCCATTTCCCGCATCACCGCCGATTACCTGGCCATTGTCGAGGTGTTGAAGGATTTGAACCTGAACGCCGCCGGGGAATTCCTCGTGACGGCCGCGACCCTCATGCAAATCAAGGCCCGGGCGCTCCTGCCCGCGCCCTCCAGCGAGGCCGAGGAGGAAATGGACCCGCGGGCCAACCTCGTTGAACGCCTTTTGGAATACCAGCGTTACAAAGAAGCCGCCAAGCATTTGGAACAAAAGTTGCAGTCGCACAAAGACGTCCACTACCGGGGCGCCCCGCTGTTGGCCGACGGGGACTACACCATGGAAGCGTCCCTGTTTGATTTGCTCGACGCCTTCCGCGAGGTGTTGGAGAATCTCAAGCCGCGCGTTCGGGAAATCGATTCGGAAGACGTCCCCCTCGAGGTCAAAATCAAGGACATCCTCGGTTATTTGGCCGACCGCCCCTACGCGACCTTCAAGGAAATTCTGACGCGTGAACGGACCCGGCGCGCGTTGATTTCGACTTTTTTGGCGGTGTTGGAATTGATCCGCCTGCGCCAGATTGTGGCGCGGCAGATGGAATCGTTCGGCGACATCCGGGTGTACCGGGCGGAAGCCTTGCCCCGGGAATTGACCGTCGAGTACGCGACCGCCGAGGCCGAACCGACGCCCGCGGCGCCCCTGCCGGACGAACCACCGCCCCCCACGGAGGGATGA
- a CDS encoding peptidoglycan DD-metalloendopeptidase family protein codes for MIHRWAWALVALMMWTGPGRAAETVEEQRERLRRVQSELERKGREKDQADRRARTLRDEADRIGRELDGARRALESTEGQLLETERKRAATEERMRASRRSLGTWEDKLSGLLAAHYRARTVGAEGLFPVWVYEAAVLSDRVTGLAFAVENHAGVVAIRDQLLGIEEELRNLRVTKTRDERRIESARDQMRSMARTEEGRRALLARQIDDLRASAQRFERMIHDLLEKERRDRATARPKSAAAADRWRGRVGWPVAGPVVESFGRTHHPELDTFVISNGVRLRPAATSAVVAVEPGEVLFAGPFMNYGLMALVSHADGLHTIYANLGELTVAAGQKVAEGQAVGRAGRDDAGRPVVYFEMRVDGDPVDPERWVR; via the coding sequence TTGATCCACCGCTGGGCGTGGGCCTTGGTGGCCTTGATGATGTGGACCGGCCCCGGACGCGCCGCCGAGACGGTCGAGGAGCAACGCGAACGTTTGCGGCGCGTGCAATCGGAACTGGAGCGAAAAGGCCGTGAAAAAGACCAGGCGGACCGGCGGGCCCGCACATTGCGGGATGAGGCCGACCGCATCGGACGCGAATTGGACGGCGCGCGCCGCGCGCTCGAGTCGACCGAAGGCCAACTGCTGGAAACGGAACGCAAGCGCGCCGCGACGGAGGAACGCATGCGGGCCTCGCGCCGCAGTTTGGGGACGTGGGAGGACAAGCTGTCCGGGCTCCTCGCGGCGCATTATCGCGCGCGGACGGTGGGCGCCGAAGGCTTGTTCCCGGTGTGGGTGTACGAGGCCGCGGTCCTGAGCGACCGCGTCACGGGTTTGGCCTTCGCCGTCGAGAACCACGCCGGCGTGGTGGCGATCCGGGACCAACTGTTGGGGATCGAAGAGGAATTGCGCAACCTGCGCGTGACCAAGACCCGCGATGAGCGCCGCATTGAATCCGCGCGCGACCAAATGCGGAGTATGGCGCGGACCGAGGAGGGTCGCCGCGCGCTGCTCGCGCGGCAGATCGACGATTTGCGCGCCTCGGCCCAGCGCTTTGAGCGCATGATTCACGATTTGCTGGAGAAGGAGCGCCGGGACCGCGCGACGGCGCGTCCCAAGAGCGCGGCCGCCGCGGACCGCTGGCGGGGTCGCGTGGGATGGCCGGTGGCGGGGCCGGTGGTCGAGAGTTTTGGGCGGACGCACCACCCTGAATTGGACACCTTCGTGATTTCCAACGGCGTGCGGTTGCGCCCCGCCGCGACGAGCGCCGTGGTCGCCGTCGAGCCCGGCGAGGTGCTCTTCGCGGGTCCGTTCATGAATTACGGTTTGATGGCGCTGGTCAGCCACGCCGATGGGTTGCACACGATCTACGCGAACCTGGGCGAGTTGACGGTGGCGGCGGGCCAAAAAGTGGCCGAGGGGCAGGCCGTCGGGCGCGCGGGGCGCGACGACGCGGGGCGCCCCGTGGTGTATTTTGAAATGCGGGTGGACGGCGATCCCGTGGACCCGGAACGTTGGGTGAGATGA
- the galT gene encoding galactose-1-phosphate uridylyltransferase: MPELRRDPIIGRWVIISTERSRRPGGAPSPRETQGSVPCPFCAGNEDKTPAEIMAFAPKGRPANAPGWWVRVVPNKYPALQIEGDLHRTGEDLFDKMDGLGAHEVIIETEDHSRRLEDLDESRVRDVLWAYRDRILDLKKDPRFEYILVFKNNGSAAGASLAHAHSQLIATPMVPIRVKQELRGAEEYFEQKGRCIYCDILRAETEKKERIVEMNEDFVVLAPFASRFPFETWILPRHHGSDYASLSEEKYLSLARILKSVLGRMNGVLDNPAYNFVIHSEPLKSHGVAHYHWHIELMPKIVHTAGFEWGAGFYINPTPPEQAALYLREAKP, translated from the coding sequence ATGCCTGAGCTTCGCCGCGATCCAATCATCGGTCGTTGGGTCATCATTTCGACGGAGCGCTCCCGCCGGCCCGGGGGAGCGCCGTCCCCCCGGGAAACCCAGGGTTCGGTGCCCTGCCCCTTTTGCGCCGGCAACGAGGACAAGACGCCCGCGGAGATCATGGCGTTCGCGCCCAAGGGACGTCCCGCCAATGCCCCCGGCTGGTGGGTGCGGGTCGTGCCCAACAAATACCCGGCCCTGCAAATCGAAGGCGACCTCCACCGCACGGGCGAGGACTTGTTCGATAAAATGGACGGGCTGGGCGCTCACGAGGTCATTATCGAGACGGAAGACCACTCCCGCCGCCTGGAGGATCTGGACGAATCCCGGGTTCGGGACGTTCTGTGGGCTTACCGGGATCGCATTTTGGATTTAAAAAAAGACCCGCGGTTCGAATACATCCTTGTGTTTAAAAACAACGGCAGCGCCGCCGGCGCGAGCCTGGCCCACGCCCATTCCCAATTGATCGCCACCCCCATGGTGCCGATCCGCGTCAAACAGGAACTGCGCGGCGCCGAGGAGTATTTCGAGCAAAAAGGCCGGTGCATCTACTGCGACATTCTTCGCGCGGAGACCGAAAAGAAAGAACGCATCGTGGAAATGAACGAAGATTTCGTCGTGCTTGCACCGTTCGCGAGCCGGTTTCCCTTTGAAACCTGGATCCTGCCCCGCCACCACGGGTCCGATTACGCGTCGTTGAGCGAGGAAAAGTATCTGTCCCTCGCGCGGATCCTCAAAAGCGTGTTGGGGCGAATGAACGGGGTGTTGGACAACCCCGCCTACAATTTCGTCATCCACTCCGAGCCCCTCAAAAGTCACGGGGTTGCCCACTACCATTGGCACATTGAGCTCATGCCCAAGATCGTGCACACCGCGGGCTTTGAGTGGGGCGCGGGGTTTTACATCAACCCCACGCCCCCGGAACAGGCCGCCCTGTACTTGAGGGAAGCCAAACCCTGA